A single genomic interval of Bacillus sp. es.036 harbors:
- a CDS encoding NupC/NupG family nucleoside CNT transporter: MSILTGLLSIIGVLAIAWLMSNKKKSVKWRTIGVGILIEGLFVLFVLKVNAGKVMLEKASAAVQNVINYSNEGIQFVFGGLYEQTDLTFVFAINVLAVIIFISALVSALYYMRIIPLIVQVIGVTIGKLMGTTKVETFNAVGNSFLGLAEAPLLVKPYLKMLTRSEIFAIMVGGTASASGAILVGYSLMGIELKYLLISVFSVPFVSLVISKVMEPETEVSQTNDKVKMKRSEHANVFEAIAEGTVSGVMLALNIGGLLIAFISILAVVNGMLGVVGTDLSTILGYIFYPFSLLVGIPADEAFRAASIIGTKMSINEFVAFQNLTAIQDQLSDKTVAILSVALCNFANFSSIGQLIIGLGSLEPSKRSQVSKLGLKAIIGGTLASFITAIFVGMFM, encoded by the coding sequence ATGAGTATTTTAACAGGACTACTCTCTATTATCGGCGTCCTTGCAATTGCATGGTTAATGAGTAACAAGAAAAAATCAGTAAAGTGGAGAACGATCGGGGTCGGTATTCTTATTGAAGGTCTTTTCGTTCTATTCGTATTAAAAGTTAATGCCGGGAAGGTTATGCTAGAAAAGGCTTCCGCTGCTGTACAAAACGTTATCAATTATAGTAACGAAGGGATTCAATTTGTATTTGGAGGATTATATGAACAAACAGATTTAACGTTTGTTTTTGCGATCAATGTCCTCGCCGTGATTATCTTCATTTCAGCTCTAGTATCAGCACTTTATTATATGCGCATCATTCCTTTAATCGTTCAAGTTATTGGTGTAACAATTGGGAAATTAATGGGTACAACAAAAGTTGAAACGTTCAATGCTGTCGGAAATTCGTTTCTAGGCCTAGCAGAAGCACCTTTACTTGTAAAACCTTATTTGAAGATGCTTACGAGATCAGAGATCTTTGCCATAATGGTAGGTGGTACAGCTTCTGCAAGTGGAGCCATTCTCGTCGGCTATTCGCTTATGGGAATTGAGCTAAAATATTTATTAATCTCCGTCTTTAGTGTTCCTTTCGTCTCGCTTGTTATCTCTAAAGTGATGGAACCTGAGACTGAAGTATCACAAACAAACGATAAAGTTAAAATGAAAAGATCTGAACACGCAAACGTTTTTGAAGCGATTGCGGAAGGTACGGTAAGTGGAGTCATGCTTGCCCTTAACATCGGTGGCCTTCTGATCGCTTTTATAAGTATCCTAGCTGTAGTTAACGGCATGTTAGGTGTAGTAGGAACAGACCTTAGCACCATATTAGGTTATATTTTCTATCCATTCTCACTACTTGTCGGTATTCCAGCAGATGAAGCCTTTCGCGCTGCCTCCATTATCGGCACAAAAATGTCGATTAATGAATTTGTTGCCTTTCAAAATTTAACGGCAATTCAAGATCAGCTCTCTGATAAAACAGTCGCCATTCTTTCTGTAGCGCTATGTAACTTTGCCAACTTCTCATCCATTGGTCAATTAATCATTGGGCTTGGCTCACTTGAACCTTCAAAGCGTTCACAAGTATCAAAGCTTGGATTAAAAGCGATCATTGGCGGAACTCTTGCCTCCTTTATTACTGCTATATTTGTTGGAATGTTTATGTAA
- the pheS gene encoding phenylalanine--tRNA ligase subunit alpha translates to MQERLQALKEEALSEIQQASSMKEVQDIKVKFLGKKGPITEISKGMGKLSKEERPKMGQLVNEIRNAISDQLEEKIARLEKAAVEERLKKETIDVSLPGRPVKRGNHHPLTRVIEEIEDLFLGMGFSIAEGPEVETDYYNFEALNLPKDHPARDMQDSFYITEETLLRTHTSPMQARTMEKLNGEGPVKIIVPGKVYRRDTDDATHSHQFMQIEGLMVGENVRMSDLKGVLQSFAKKMFGEEREIRLRPSFFPFTEPSVEMDISCFNCGGNGCSVCKGTGWIEILGGGMVHPNVLRMSGFDPEKVTGFAFGMGPERIAMLKYGIDDIRHFYTNDSRFIKQFNSL, encoded by the coding sequence ATGCAAGAACGTTTACAAGCGTTAAAAGAAGAAGCGCTGTCGGAAATACAGCAAGCTTCTTCCATGAAGGAAGTACAGGATATCAAAGTGAAGTTTCTTGGGAAAAAAGGACCGATTACCGAAATTTCCAAAGGTATGGGGAAATTGTCAAAAGAAGAGCGTCCTAAAATGGGGCAGCTCGTTAATGAAATACGAAATGCGATTTCGGATCAACTTGAGGAGAAAATTGCTCGTTTAGAAAAAGCAGCCGTAGAAGAAAGATTAAAGAAGGAAACGATCGATGTTTCTCTTCCAGGTCGTCCAGTGAAAAGAGGAAACCATCATCCATTAACAAGGGTAATTGAAGAAATTGAAGACTTGTTTCTTGGTATGGGCTTCTCAATTGCAGAGGGACCAGAAGTTGAAACAGACTATTACAATTTTGAAGCGCTAAATCTTCCAAAAGATCATCCTGCTCGTGATATGCAGGATTCCTTCTATATTACTGAAGAAACGTTACTACGTACGCATACATCACCAATGCAAGCAAGAACAATGGAGAAGTTAAATGGTGAAGGCCCAGTAAAGATCATCGTGCCGGGGAAAGTTTACCGACGTGATACGGATGACGCAACTCATTCTCACCAATTTATGCAGATTGAAGGGTTAATGGTTGGCGAAAATGTTCGAATGAGTGACCTAAAGGGTGTTCTTCAATCCTTTGCGAAGAAAATGTTCGGAGAAGAACGTGAAATTCGCCTTCGTCCTAGTTTCTTCCCATTTACAGAACCATCTGTAGAGATGGATATTTCCTGCTTTAATTGTGGTGGTAACGGCTGTTCTGTCTGTAAGGGAACTGGATGGATTGAAATTCTTGGTGGAGGCATGGTGCACCCTAACGTACTACGTATGTCGGGATTTGATCCGGAGAAAGTGACTGGTTTTGCATTTGGAATGGGTCCAGAGCGAATTGCAATGCTGAAATATGGCATTGATGATATCCGTCACTTCTATACAAATGACAGTAGATTTATTAAACAATTTAACTCACTATAG
- the sspI gene encoding small acid-soluble spore protein SspI has product MDLNLRKAILANINGNNEEQIEATILDAIQSGEEKMLPGLGVLFEILWKEAPENEREQMLSYMAQGVN; this is encoded by the coding sequence ATGGACCTTAACTTACGAAAAGCAATTCTCGCCAATATTAATGGCAACAACGAGGAACAGATTGAAGCGACGATCCTCGATGCCATCCAAAGTGGCGAAGAGAAAATGCTCCCTGGACTAGGTGTTCTTTTTGAAATCCTATGGAAAGAAGCACCTGAAAATGAACGAGAGCAGATGCTCTCTTACATGGCTCAGGGTGTAAATTAA
- a CDS encoding TrmH family RNA methyltransferase codes for MMIIESAKNQKVKDWKKLQTRKGREKAQSYLIEGPHIVEEAAKFEAPIIEVIVTEGNDVSIYPFKERPVVYTVTEKVMQELTDTETPQGIMAVCEMVEPHFPSAGRFLLLDAIQDPGNLGTMIRTADSAGYDGILLGHGTVDAYNSKVLRSTQGSIYHLPVKKADLVEEVQKFKELNMPIYATEVSGGTPYDDLKGRSQFAVILGNEANGVSEELQNLADENVYIPIYGKAESLNVAVAAGILMYGLLPS; via the coding sequence ATAATGATTATTGAATCCGCAAAAAATCAAAAAGTGAAAGATTGGAAAAAGCTCCAAACGCGTAAGGGGAGAGAGAAAGCTCAAAGCTATCTCATTGAAGGACCGCATATCGTTGAAGAGGCGGCGAAGTTTGAAGCGCCAATTATTGAAGTGATTGTAACGGAAGGCAATGATGTATCTATCTATCCGTTTAAAGAACGTCCTGTTGTGTATACTGTAACTGAGAAAGTGATGCAAGAATTAACGGATACCGAAACGCCGCAGGGAATCATGGCTGTATGTGAAATGGTGGAACCTCATTTCCCAAGTGCAGGGAGATTCTTACTCCTTGATGCTATACAGGATCCAGGTAATTTAGGAACAATGATCCGTACAGCGGATAGTGCTGGCTACGACGGCATTCTACTTGGGCATGGAACAGTAGATGCTTATAATAGTAAAGTGCTCCGTTCTACTCAGGGGTCTATCTATCACCTCCCTGTAAAAAAAGCAGATCTTGTAGAAGAAGTGCAAAAGTTCAAAGAGCTTAACATGCCGATCTATGCCACAGAAGTGAGTGGGGGAACTCCTTATGATGATTTAAAAGGACGTTCTCAGTTTGCAGTTATTCTAGGGAATGAAGCAAATGGCGTATCGGAAGAGCTTCAAAATCTTGCTGATGAGAACGTGTATATCCCGATTTATGGAAAAGCGGAGTCGCTTAATGTTGCTGTTGCTGCTGGAATTCTGATGTATGGGCTACTTCCTTCATAA
- a CDS encoding nucleoside hydrolase, whose amino-acid sequence MEKTKVYFNHDGGVDDLASLFLLLNMDEVELVGVSVIPADCYLEPAVSASRKIIDRFGKGIDLNVSASNSRGINPFPKEWRMHAFYVDALPILNESNQVNTPMSERTAHLHLIDVLESSSDPITLLFTGPLTDLARALEVAPAIEQKIEKLVWMGGTFLGAGNVEEPEHDGTAEWNAFWDPEAVATVFDTLITIEMVALESTNQVPLTNDIRNMWAAQRKEIGVDFIGQCYAMCPPLVHVETNSTYYLWDVLTTVSVTPQSFIHSRKVNCRVEKDGVSQGRTVLDKTGREVIVVDDVDRDLFFQYFTSVMLLAEDGLEAPQLYL is encoded by the coding sequence ATGGAGAAAACAAAGGTGTACTTTAACCATGACGGTGGCGTGGATGACTTAGCATCACTCTTTTTATTGCTGAACATGGATGAGGTTGAACTTGTAGGCGTTTCAGTTATTCCAGCTGATTGCTATTTAGAACCGGCTGTTTCAGCGAGTAGAAAAATCATTGACCGTTTCGGAAAGGGTATTGATTTAAATGTTTCAGCTTCAAACTCTAGAGGGATTAACCCATTTCCTAAGGAGTGGCGTATGCATGCTTTCTACGTTGATGCACTACCGATTCTTAATGAATCAAATCAAGTAAATACGCCAATGTCAGAAAGAACTGCTCATCTGCATCTGATTGATGTACTTGAGAGCAGTTCAGACCCGATAACGCTTCTTTTTACTGGTCCTTTAACTGATCTTGCTAGAGCGTTAGAAGTAGCACCAGCGATTGAACAAAAAATTGAAAAGTTAGTGTGGATGGGTGGCACATTTTTAGGAGCAGGAAATGTGGAAGAACCTGAGCACGATGGGACGGCAGAGTGGAATGCGTTCTGGGATCCAGAAGCTGTTGCGACTGTCTTTGATACGTTAATTACGATTGAAATGGTGGCGCTTGAAAGTACGAATCAGGTTCCATTAACAAATGATATTAGAAACATGTGGGCAGCACAGCGAAAAGAAATAGGGGTCGATTTTATCGGGCAATGTTATGCGATGTGTCCCCCGCTTGTTCATGTTGAAACCAATTCGACATACTACTTATGGGACGTGCTTACAACTGTTTCTGTCACACCTCAGTCTTTCATTCACTCGAGAAAAGTAAACTGTCGTGTTGAAAAGGACGGCGTAAGCCAGGGGAGAACGGTACTTGATAAAACAGGCCGTGAAGTTATCGTTGTCGACGATGTAGACCGTGATCTTTTCTTTCAATATTTCACTTCTGTCATGCTCCTAGCTGAGGATGGGTTAGAAGCACCACAACTCTATTTGTAA
- the pheT gene encoding phenylalanine--tRNA ligase subunit beta produces MLVSMNWLQQYVDLDSYSADELADLITKGGIEVETVEQLNKGISGVVIGHVLECQQHPDADKLNICKVEIGEEEPVQIICGAPNIAQGQYVAVATVGAVLPGNFKIKKAKLRGEASHGMICSLQELGIESKLVSKEYADGIFVFSEDVTPGEDALEYLNLHDEVLELGLTPNRADAMNMIGVAYEVGAVLNRSIELPSPELVRSDEDVEGYVSVRVENEGDNPYYGATVMKDVTIKPSPQWLVNRLVSAGIRPINNVVDITNYVLLEYGQPLHAFDYDRFGSKEVVIRRATEGEKIVTLDDVERSLSSEHLVITNGSKPVAVAGVMGGADSEVQEDTTTILLEAAYFNSKLVRKSSKDLGLRSDSSARFEKGIDRNRVVGASERAAQLIQEIAGGTVLKGIAEQGARTIEALDVSIEVNRINQVLGTEITETEVAAIFERLQFSYQNFGGTFTVQVPPRRPDITISEDLIEEVGRLYGYDNVPATLPLTESTPGQLSEYQGKRRHVRRTLEGAGLYQTVTYSLTSPSKRHFFSDESVEAVRLAMPMSEERSELRTSLIPHLLEVAQYNRNRQLENIAFYETASVFLPGDELPVEQEHLAGVVSGLWQEHLWQKEKKAADFFVVKGILEELAVEFGVEDRLTFARAEEPKLHPGRTAAVYLDEELIGYIGQLHPEVEKELDLSETYVFEINLEKLLKADVTHLKYKKLPRFPSVTRDVALVVNESLEAGEVKRVIKEAGGSKLVEIQLFDVYQGEHLDEGKKSLAFSLRYYNPEQTLTEEEVKKAHDRVLKAVEEQFGAALRQ; encoded by the coding sequence ATGCTTGTATCAATGAATTGGCTACAGCAGTATGTAGATTTAGATAGTTACTCAGCTGATGAACTGGCAGACCTGATCACTAAAGGTGGTATAGAGGTTGAGACAGTTGAACAGCTTAATAAAGGAATTAGCGGAGTGGTGATTGGTCACGTTCTTGAATGTCAGCAACATCCTGATGCTGATAAGCTGAATATTTGTAAGGTTGAGATTGGTGAGGAAGAACCAGTCCAAATTATTTGCGGCGCACCAAATATTGCGCAAGGTCAATATGTGGCTGTTGCAACGGTTGGCGCAGTCCTTCCGGGAAATTTTAAAATTAAAAAAGCAAAATTACGCGGTGAAGCCTCACATGGTATGATTTGTTCATTACAAGAACTTGGAATTGAAAGTAAACTTGTTTCGAAGGAATATGCTGATGGGATCTTTGTGTTTAGTGAAGATGTGACACCTGGGGAAGATGCCCTTGAATATTTAAACCTTCATGATGAAGTTCTTGAGCTGGGTCTTACACCGAACAGAGCGGATGCGATGAACATGATTGGTGTCGCTTATGAAGTGGGTGCGGTATTGAATCGTTCGATTGAACTTCCGTCACCAGAGCTTGTTCGCTCGGATGAAGACGTAGAAGGCTATGTGTCAGTTCGTGTAGAAAATGAAGGAGATAATCCTTATTACGGGGCTACCGTTATGAAAGACGTAACGATAAAACCTTCGCCACAGTGGCTTGTGAACCGTCTTGTTTCTGCTGGTATTCGTCCAATTAATAACGTTGTTGATATTACAAACTACGTTTTACTTGAATATGGCCAGCCGCTTCATGCGTTTGATTATGATCGCTTTGGATCAAAGGAAGTCGTTATCCGCCGAGCAACTGAAGGTGAAAAAATTGTCACTCTGGATGATGTGGAACGTTCGCTTTCAAGTGAACATCTTGTGATAACAAATGGTTCAAAACCTGTTGCCGTTGCTGGTGTAATGGGTGGGGCTGACTCTGAAGTGCAAGAGGATACGACAACGATCCTACTTGAAGCCGCTTATTTTAATAGTAAGCTTGTCAGAAAGTCATCGAAAGACCTCGGACTCAGAAGTGATTCAAGTGCTCGTTTCGAAAAAGGGATTGACCGAAATCGCGTTGTTGGCGCAAGCGAACGTGCTGCTCAGCTTATTCAAGAAATTGCTGGAGGTACAGTTCTAAAAGGCATTGCTGAGCAAGGTGCTCGTACAATTGAAGCTCTTGACGTTAGCATTGAAGTAAATCGAATTAATCAAGTTCTAGGAACGGAAATTACTGAAACAGAAGTTGCTGCAATCTTTGAGCGTTTGCAATTCTCTTATCAAAATTTTGGTGGCACGTTTACGGTTCAAGTACCACCACGTCGCCCGGATATTACAATTTCAGAGGACTTAATCGAAGAGGTAGGACGTCTTTACGGATATGATAATGTTCCTGCAACGTTACCCCTCACAGAAAGTACACCTGGTCAGTTGTCAGAATATCAGGGGAAACGCCGCCATGTTCGACGTACGCTTGAAGGTGCAGGTCTATACCAAACGGTAACGTATTCACTTACTTCACCATCAAAGCGCCATTTCTTCTCTGATGAGTCAGTAGAAGCTGTTCGTCTGGCGATGCCAATGAGTGAAGAAAGAAGTGAACTTAGAACGAGTTTAATCCCTCACTTATTAGAGGTTGCTCAATATAACCGAAACCGTCAGTTAGAGAATATTGCTTTCTATGAAACAGCTTCTGTATTCTTACCAGGTGATGAGCTACCGGTTGAACAAGAACATCTTGCTGGTGTCGTGTCAGGACTATGGCAAGAGCATCTGTGGCAAAAAGAAAAGAAAGCGGCAGATTTCTTTGTTGTAAAGGGAATTCTTGAAGAACTTGCTGTAGAATTTGGTGTGGAAGATCGTCTCACCTTCGCACGTGCAGAAGAGCCTAAGCTTCATCCGGGTCGCACAGCAGCTGTCTATCTCGATGAAGAGCTTATCGGATATATTGGCCAGCTACATCCTGAAGTAGAGAAAGAACTTGATTTAAGTGAAACATACGTCTTTGAAATCAATCTTGAGAAATTACTTAAAGCTGATGTTACTCATCTTAAATACAAGAAGCTTCCTCGTTTCCCATCGGTTACAAGAGATGTTGCGCTCGTTGTAAACGAGTCACTTGAAGCAGGTGAAGTGAAGCGCGTCATTAAAGAAGCGGGTGGATCCAAGCTTGTTGAGATTCAATTGTTTGATGTCTATCAGGGGGAACATCTTGATGAAGGGAAAAAATCACTAGCTTTCTCTCTCAGATATTACAATCCTGAACAAACGTTAACGGAAGAAGAAGTAAAGAAAGCGCATGACCGTGTTCTTAAAGCAGTAGAAGAACAGTTTGGAGCTGCACTTCGTCAATAG